GGACAAGGAAGTCAGTGCAACCAGGCGATCATGTTAATTACTGCCGACAATGCCGGTTTACCTACAGAGGTGATAAAACGATACAACTGGCCTCATATGCCTGTTCGTATCTTCACGTATCTAATTGGTGGTGACAAAAGTCCGGAATTACGCAACACAGCATGCGCCAACAAAGGTAAccctactttttttttctatttcttttcttcttttttttttcgattttcggcTTTCACTATTTCGacttttactatttaaaattaaactattagctatgtaattaaaaattacttaactatttttttttcctctcctccttttttcccctccttttatctttcttcttctttttcttcttcttctatcgacaaaaatgtacaattttacaaaattcctTCGATCGGTATCATTCGAAtcgtatttatacattatgtaATTAGGATTCTATGCAAGGATCACCGAATTGGAAGACATTAGAAGCAAAGTTTTCGAATACGTAAAGGTGCTTGCTCGACCTATGGTGTTGTATCAACACGAACACCCGATTCATTGGAGTCCGGTTTATGTCGGTGGAAAGGTGTGCAAATCAAAGAttctcatttttctctttaattcatttcctatatattatttaaaaataacttcttTTTCCGTTTTAGAGCAGCAGATATGGCAAAGAGAATATCGGACAGTTAATGACGTCGGTTACAGCGCCCATTTTAGATCGACGAAATTATACGGTAATCAAAGCATATACCCGATCgtttgcaattatatttttctgtacattttcttacattttcaatttcaaatactCGAAAACGCGTCATGaagtatatgtaatatgtaataaagtatatataatcatgCATCTCGAAATTGTAATGTCATAATCACGATATCGTAGGTGAAGACAGCTAATTTATTGGGTATCGTCGGCACCGATGTACCCGTAGAAGAGATACAGAAATTGGTTCCCCCTTACAAGGTAAGCGAAATTATGCGATACAAATTGCTttcatattaacaatatatttataattaatttccataaCATCGATTTGTGCAGTTAGGTGTCAACGGATATTCTTTTATCGTCGACAATAACGGTCGTGTTTTATATCATCCGGATTTGCGACCATTGGTGAGTAGCAGTAAATTTGAACAAAAGATTCGCCACCTTAGAAGaaattcatttcgaaataACTTTCGTGACTTGACTCAtcgtttcatttctttctatcGACGCAGCCGGGAAACATAGacgtaagtatatatatatataaaatatatactaatttataaatgcatatatGAAAACTTCCTTCCGTTGTAGTACGAGGAAACGTTAAAACCTACATATATCAGCGTTGACTTATCGGAAGTCGAACTTGCCGAATATGACGGCCCATTACATCCATTAAAcaattctcttcttctcgacgtaagtatttcaatttatcttatttcatcGTTCCGTAAATAATATCGCTCGCATATTTGCTTGGGATGGGAtcgattcttattatttattattaccgtTCGATTTATCTTTGTTCTCAAGCGAgaacaaagagaaaaaagaagacgaaCGATATACAAACGACGCGTAATCTCGCTTTGTCGCTAAACTATTTCGAACAAACATAAAGGATTTATAGCGCTTCTTTGCAGAATTTCATTTtgcaagtttgaaaaaaagaattgagaaCAGCCTTATCTCGAGCCAATGTTCGAGCAATAtctgttcttttttcttatatacatatatgtatttgtcctatttttttttctattccacGCATTGTACAGTTGAGGCGCGATATGATCGAtcaaaaagaaggagagactAATTTTGCGATCAAAATTCACTACGATAACATGGTGAgtgagaataatatttttagtatcgCCTGCTCCTTTTTACGTTCGTTTATCTTTTAACGCGTACATAGatacatttgtatattttaaagaaaaaatcaattttttaacgtaGATGCATTTTCTTTCCGGTACGTGCACGCAGAAACGTGTCACCATTAGACgtcacaattatttttataaatcgataGAAGGAACGCCATTTTCATTGGGATTAGCGTTGCCCGAAGGTTACGGTATGTTTGAATTGTTGGCCGAACAAGAAATCAAACATGCGATAATAAATGGTAAGTCAAACATTTCGCATTTAAAAAACGATCACCGTGTTCATCGATCACGAAAAATCTAATTGAACGGAtttgtttgatattttcaGTAACCGAGTATTTTAAGGGGAACAACTGGAAGGTACATCCTGACTGGGTGTATTGCGAATATAGTTCGGCTTCCGAAAAATGGTTTCCATCCCCGGAAGAACGCGTTCTACATTTCTTGACGCGAACGCGAAGTCCGGGATGGAAATGGATGTCCTTGAGGCCAAGGAGTCCAAGCTCGCATCACAAACAAGCGAGCAAACCCGACAAAGATGCTTATTACTGTATGTACTTGTCACGTAGCAAAACTATGATTGCGcaatatcgtatatatttacgattcaaaataactatatctattatttaccAATGATGGATTATCGATGATTTCGTAGGTGATAAGAAATTAGTGCAATCCCTAGTGTTGGACGCGTTGGTCACCGATGGTTTCAACAAAAGAGGTGCGATGcacaaagaagaaaatcaaaagTAAGTGGTTTGCGTAAGTGGAAATCGCGGATGCATGTCCTCCATGCGCggatacttatatatatatagtggaAATACATATTGACAACGCACCGCAATGCACAAGCAAGCACGCGGTTTTTTTTTCACGCACTGATTGTCGaataacatatgtatattattggaTATGATAAAACCGCTGCCTCTACTTTTCCCCCTGCCGTTGATTCGCATAATCGTGTGGCGAACGAAATTCATCGTTGAATCGATATCGAATCGAtagaatcgaaatcgaaagatTGTAAAGCGatgagagaaaagagagagggaacgaATGAGATTAACGGGGTTGTCATCCGTGAAACGAACCAAAAGGAAGAACGACGATCACGAGGAGCGAAAgaatcgaggaaaaataatacgaagaatgaaagaagagGGTAGAAgagacgaaataaatttttttacaaatcttttctaattttatcttacatctctctctctctctctctctttctctctctctctctaattaATATCCGAAATATATCCATACATGTTTTTCGTTTAAACGCGACACGTATTATGCGCAACGGCCAAtctctttcatttaaaatgcTGTCTTTTAtcgcatatttttattacattttatattgtgtGTCTCCACCGCTAGCCCTATTGCCATACTGATGGCTCTACTGCACAGGTAATCCATTATGcacaattatttgtataagcGCACTCGTCGATATTGCACGGTGATCTTTTCCTAAATGTCGTTTTAATCGTTGATCGTTACAATACATATACACACCTATGAAAACTTTCCTAAACATCCGATATCCTTATTCGATATTCTTATTACTttagtatttttctttctaactttcttttttaataaacgagCAATAAAATCGacgaataattcatttatcgtaaaaaaagatACTACACCGATCTaccatttcttcttctttttcttcttcttctttttatttttctttctttttttctttttaactttgcgaaaaattatcaaaatattatgtgaaaatattacaataaaatatcgaatcgttATTACGCGATTTCTTCATATTCATCGTCCAATAGATGAAAACAACAATATCTTGtactcttttatatatatatatatatataaataattaatatgtatatatatatatatatgtataaaattttcttacgtcgtgtcatattttattatttgtttcactACATTCCATACAATTAGTTTCATGTTTACAGCCAAGGAACGAGTACATTTGGCGTAACGCGGAGTTTCATCGCAACTAGAAGTGGCTTATTTCGTTGGCACGAACATCAACAAACCGAAGATAACACCGATGAATCGTAAATATTAAGTGCTCGTCGTTGaatcttcttattattaatttatattaattactcgtGTTTTTACTCTGTTGTTTTTTTATCACCGTTATTTAACtcgatattgaaaaagaaatatttcgttcaTTTAGACCATTTGCCGAGAAATATGCAAGAGCTATGGATTCCTCGTGGTATAAACGCGCTGTGGATCAACACTCGATAGAACCGGATAGTTTCGTTTTCAGCGTACCTTTTAACGCCGGTACGTATCCATCGtctaatcatttttatcacttatataagtaagaatattttcgaaaattgtatttttaactatCATCATCTTtatcccttttcttctttcttcaattttatccaaatatttttcacatagcGGACAGTCCCAATCCATTAGTAACCGCTACTCACGCGGTTTTTATCGGGACGGGACACAAAGCACCAGCAGCTGTCGTAGGTTTACAGTTTCAACATTCTTCACTGGCCTCTCGCTTCGTCAACATTACTTCGACGGTAAATTTGCGTCAAATATCTTCCCATCTATTcgttatttctcatttttttttcatttattccgaaataaaacgattacgaacgaacgaaaagaCGAGTTGTCAAacgttcaataataatttccatttatcTTTCAGTGTAGTGGTACGAATTGCAAGAAAAATTGCGCCTCCGACGCATTAGACTGTTATATCTTGGACAATAAcggatttattataatcagcGAACGTCACGAGCATACTGGAAAATTTTTCGGCGAGATCGACGGCACTATAATGGATTCGCTAGTTCAGGACAGAATCTATAGGTATAAATCTATTCGAGtgtataaaaaaacgaaaatggaaatattccaaaaacattttggatgtatatatttttttattcgttaattgCAGAAAAGTAACAGTAACCGATTATCAAGGTATATGTAGTCCACAAGAATCTCATCAATCATCCGCATCGAGGACGTTCTCGGAATCTGTCGCGAAAACGATCGCGATATTGGGAAATTTTCTTTGGAGCATGGCATTTgggtttaattttcaaaatttatggcAAGTCGCATTCGCATTCGCCGGTGAATCCGTAAGACCTCTGGACGGTAAGAAATAGGtgtatagtttatatttaaggACAAAAGAGAATGGGAGAGAGGAGGATAGAAAGATCTTCTTATAGtaacattttgattttgaGATATCGAtcgttacaaaaataaaaatatatgcccTGTACTTTTAAAAGATTCGATCGGACAAGTTCACGAATTCGAGTCATTGGCGATAGACGGAGAAGGAGAACCGACGGACGAACCAGTACCGGATGGAAATTTTCCAAGGCTTCCGACTATTACAGCTGCAACCCCTGCGTCTCCTGGTACGACACGAGCTACATCCACGCATCATTTACGAACAAGGCTAAGATCATGCGAGAAAAAAACGGATCTTTATATCTTACAACCCGAAAGATTGAACACCAGTGGACAAAGTAATCCGTTGAAAGGGAAATTAACCAATTGTCATGACACCGGTTGCGAAAGGTACGTATATTTACATACGCGTACATTTacgatgaaaaatcaatatctttatCGGTTTAAAATGCAGCAacgataataatcgaaaaatttaatcacgtATAGATAGATTTATCGtcgctattttatatttacaggcCATTTAGCGTACAAAAGATTCCCCATACGAACTTGATTTTGCTGGTAGTAGACACGTTGTGTCCATGCGGAAGTAAACAATTGAGCATCGAGCCTATAGAGGCTCTGACAGAACCCGGTGCTTGTATCGCGAGAAGAGAACGCTTGTATCGTCGCAGGCCAcccaaatgtataaattatcatcCAGAAGAAATGGAGATCAAATTTTGCGGTAGCGCGAATCGTCCCTgtcatttcttcttcttattcatCATCGCAATTGTTTCAAGCACTCTCGCGTGACTTTGTTCCAATTGACGAttctattatacatatacacgcacacacattTAACATACGGACAGATAGATAGACGAACAGACAAACGGACGGATAGACGGACAGACAGACGGAGAGAGACAGACAAATATGAATACAGATATCCACGAATTAAcgtttttgaaatgaatttagcGTTGCCGTTTCTATGAAACAgttatgaaaatgatatactAGTTTATCGGTTTAAGATCTATATAATTGAGTAATACGTGCATAACAATGAACGAGCGAGTGCACGTGTATATACATTCATAGGTATATTCGTACGTGTATGCGTGCGTACATacgtacgtatatacgtacgtatatatacgcgcgcgcgcacacacacacatacacatatataaatatacatacatatatacatactcgCATATTTGGAAGGAGATTTAATGCGTGCAAATTACAGTCATACATGCATATAATACGCGTTCGTATGACATTAATTTACACGTATTCGTGTACATACACGTGCACTCTACGTGTACGTAACAATCACGCATGCACACGCATACGTCTCGATAGGCATGCGTGTGTATGCGCACAGAAGAGACGTGTACATAttcaaatacataatattaatgttgatCTATGATTACATAtcccattataaattttgttgcaAAGAGATTGTGAATATTTCCTAATCGTATCTAAGTCAGTAACatatggaagaagaaaaaaagcgaTAAAGTCACGTGTAATCACGACGCGTGGATCGAACAGAGTGGAAACGACAATACGCATAAACATTTAAGGCGATTTCTTAATAATCCGGCTATAATAATCATGGCGATAAGCACGATCGTTCTTTAAcgggttatttttttttttcgaattaatcgtATCAAGCGAGaacctttatttatttatatacaatttaaccGAAACATTATCGTCGTTTCCATATTTTCCGAGATCGGTACACGAATCAAACGTTCATCATTTATAAATCACGCGTAAGCGTAcgacatatgtatataaaacttaCGAGTGTgattagttattattaatgatccgAGCGCGTACATTGTTCGTCGAAGtaatggaaatggaaaattgtATCAAAGCGTTCCTATTTCGTGACACATTCCTTCATGTTCAAAAgaataagcaaaaaaaaaaaaaaaaaaaaaaaaaaagaaaaaaaaagaaacgagggaAGGGAAagtttatcgaaatataagttatatattacataaggATATCGCATCATTCGATACTCGCGTTTGGAAATAACGGACCTGCACTCTCGTTTCACGTCATCGAATTTTCGATGTAATTgccaaaaatatcgattctaTATTCTCGCTCATATTCTACTTACGCGTGCGTACGTCTTCTTCAGACGACAATATTACGATAAATGTATCGCACGTTGCGCATAGTTAAACTTTGATATTACGCTTGCAATTATTAGGGCAAGTAtcgattatacttttttcttcctctttttcgaaCGTTACGCGGCATGATGCACAATACGGAACAACGTTctacaatttaaattccaaattaTCGCTTGTTACATTAGAGAAGCACGATGAAAGACATTCGACAATAGCGTGGAAAACAGAGAAAcaatagagaagaaaaaaaaaatatcggtcGCGTACGAGGCTCGAAAAAAATCAAGGATCGACGAGCAAATCGAATGTagcgtttttcttttatcaacgataagaaagaaaaggtaaAACGTGCAACACGTTTACGACAAActatcgatcgaaagaaaagtACGAAGACATCGAACGATATTTACGCGTCGTCGGTGATAAAACGACCATGTACGCGTTTAGAGATACATAcattattcgtataaattcgtaaatattCGAGTTGGACGAAAATATCTGGATGCagcgaaaaaataataacggaCACAATAAAAGGAcaaaggaaagaaacgaaaagaaagatcGATAACGCGTCGTCTATGCGAGAAAAAAGTGGTAAAAAACGAAGATACGACGAATAGCCTAACGTAAAATAACGAacgaatcaaattaaattaaaaggaatACGTATTCTATTACCACGCGTATATCTCTCAGTTTGGTTatctataatatcatttagTACATTATTCGTAAAACGACCGTTAAAGATATAACGCCTTCGTTCGCAACGATAAGAACGCGAATCGAGAACGAAGTTACGAAAATAAGGCAAAAGTCAAGAAAAGTGTCgttaaaagggaaaaaagaagaaaaaatttacgaacGTTTTAGATAAGAAGTCGTTTTTTGAACAGCACTTCTAGGTGCTGCTATGTCTTccattatttgtatattgataataaagtcGGTTACGAATATAAATACACAGCGGTACGCGTACACAAGGATACGCATACGTATCGTGTATAAGTGTACACgtgcaaaaatattcttagGTACGTGTATATTTATACGAGGGTTAATCGaacacgattaaaattatgtaactgAAAAATACggcataatattatataataaaagttaaatgcaagataattttctttttcgcttCATTATTCGATCCATTATCAactctttctatttctatcaatatctcaatctttttttaactatttctttctttttatttttacaaacatcACGAACTAATTAAACGAGCAAATGTACATACAAatcgaatatacatatatctttcttCACTTCATTACATCGTTGAGCATCGTTGTATCGAGGAACACTCGAGGATTcgtcattttattcattcacgtatttataattatatttttataaatattttcaatattttatttatcgaataaattattacatcataatattttattcacagcgataaaatattttatatataacatatataaaatatatataatatatattatacaaatattttaatataatttcgaggAGCAGAGAGAAACACGTCCGTCTCGTTCCGTGTTCGGAAATCGACTacgaatatatacaataacaaCCGGCGCGTTCTTGCGTCGCGATACACGTTCGCTAcaatattcgtaataatattcgtaataatattcataacgttattaattttcattttactattttatcaatCGACGTTATATCATTacgttcgttttattatttttcgtttctttaaaatttatttaacggtttaacttttttttatcgataatattttgaataatcagttttttttttaattttccttttattataattaatttataagatcgataaaaaacgtttaatgatttcttttgtttactttgttaattttttgttggtattattataatacaatataaatatacataatataacgtaaatacaatacaaatcgTTAAAGTATAGAtacgctttttatttttttatttttattttttttgtaaaattatcttttaatacatttttgacGAATTTAtcgttgtttttcttttctaatttttttcatacgctttaataattttaacgataattaataattttttacattttttttctcgatcttttcgttcgtatttataattttagttttaattttcggtataattcgaaatgattttttttcttttttaataagaattagaatttttaccgGAACATAAacgaagtaaaaagaaaaaaaaaaagaaaaatacgacgttaattttagattaattttaggaagttaaatttcttagaaaggacatcgaaaaatcgaatttgaaacGCGAATCTAACGTAACGGATAGATAAGAACGACGCGTCAAAGGTCCTCGGTTCGATTCTTATAAcacggaatttttttttttaaataaaaatatttcttttcgaaaatcaaACGATGGAGAAGAATCCGGAAGAgtgcaaaaaaattgaaattaaacaacaaaaaaattagCGAAGAATATCCTCAAGTACTTTAAATAACTGAAAATTAAGACGCCTCGTCAGAGGGGCTGTGGCTAAGTCGGAACGCTGCTTCTTCCGCACGCGAAAGACTCGGGTTCGAGACTCGCTTTCTCGACTCGAGTTTTTTCGCGAGCGACGGACAACTTCTCGACTTGCCACGAGGGAATGACCCTCGGTGTCTTTCTCCCGCTACGGACTCGGGAAGTCACTCTTTGGTCTAGGGGGTTTTTCACCCAGGAGACCACTCTCTCCGGTCCGGGGGGTGTCCCCC
The sequence above is drawn from the Apis cerana isolate GH-2021 linkage group LG11, AcerK_1.0, whole genome shotgun sequence genome and encodes:
- the LOC107995675 gene encoding voltage-dependent calcium channel subunit alpha-2/delta-3 isoform X1; the protein is MFLSVKKFVHYGVLLLLWIKSSYQQEEDIPHNEVKNWALKFGVDLWEFGRQVTKMSEIQRKYHDMEAEVVKKDGVLLVREMAAEVKNMLDFKMNAVMRLVESAEQAAVSAPRDGNVAPKYYASQRFDSSSGEGKASITVQETFLSSNRHFDHLAVNVTLSTVLLPDGVKQIDREVAAGIQWSEYLDLLFVNNYESDSSLSWQYYGATSGFLRRFPAISWPPVNDRTFGADKNRAIRDVYEFRISDWFVGAANSPKDLAILIDIECYVSERNKRLAITTVKTILDTLGPNDYVNVYRYGDTAEEIVQCFKDSLVQASPENVHDLKIAMSSMKHEEIPTNISAALATAFEILHRYNRTGQGSQCNQAIMLITADNAGLPTEVIKRYNWPHMPVRIFTYLIGGDKSPELRNTACANKGFYARITELEDIRSKVFEYVKVLARPMVLYQHEHPIHWSPVYVGGKSSRYGKENIGQLMTSVTAPILDRRNYTVKTANLLGIVGTDVPVEEIQKLVPPYKLGVNGYSFIVDNNGRVLYHPDLRPLPGNIDYEETLKPTYISVDLSEVELAEYDGPLHPLNNSLLLDLRRDMIDQKEGETNFAIKIHYDNMMHFLSGTCTQKRVTIRRHNYFYKSIEGTPFSLGLALPEGYGMFELLAEQEIKHAIINVTEYFKGNNWKVHPDWVYCEYSSASEKWFPSPEERVLHFLTRTRSPGWKWMSLRPRSPSSHHKQASKPDKDAYYCDKKLVQSLVLDALVTDGFNKRGAMHKEENQNPIAILMALLHSQGTSTFGVTRSFIATRSGLFRWHEHQQTEDNTDESPFAEKYARAMDSSWYKRAVDQHSIEPDSFVFSVPFNAADSPNPLVTATHAVFIGTGHKAPAAVVGLQFQHSSLASRFVNITSTCSGTNCKKNCASDALDCYILDNNGFIIISERHEHTGKFFGEIDGTIMDSLVQDRIYRKVTVTDYQGICSPQESHQSSASRTFSESVAKTIAILGNFLWSMAFGFNFQNLWQVAFAFAGESVRPLDDSIGQVHEFESLAIDGEGEPTDEPVPDGNFPRLPTITAATPASPGTTRATSTHHLRTRLRSCEKKTDLYILQPERLNTSGQSNPLKGKLTNCHDTGCERPFSVQKIPHTNLILLVVDTLCPCGSKQLSIEPIEALTEPGACIARRERLYRRRPPKCINYHPEEMEIKFCGSANRPCHFFFLFIIAIVSSTLA
- the LOC107995675 gene encoding voltage-dependent calcium channel subunit alpha-2/delta-3 isoform X7; translated protein: MFLSVKKFVHYGVLLLLWIKSSYQQEEDIPHNEVKNWALKFGVDLWEFGRQVTKMSEIQRKYHDMEAEVVKKDGVLLVREMAAEVKNMLDFKMNAVMRLVESAEQAAVSAPRDGNVAPKYYASQRFDSSSGEGKASITVQETFLSSNRHFDHLAVNVTLSTVLLPDGVKQIDREVAAGIQWSEYLDLLFVNNYESDSSLSWQYYGATSGFLRRFPAISWPPVNDRTFGADKNRAIRDVYEFRISDWFVGAANSPKDLAILIDIECYVSERNKRLAITTVKTILDTLGPNDYVNVYRYGDTAEEIVQCFKDSLVQASPENVHDLKIAMSSMKHEEIPTNISAALATAFEILHRYNRTGQGSQCNQAIMLITADNAGLPTEVIKRYNWPHMPVRIFTYLIGGDKSPELRNTACANKGFYARITELEDIRSKVFEYVKVLARPMVLYQHEHPIHWSPVYVGGKSSRYGKENIGQLMTSVTAPILDRRNYTVKTANLLGIVGTDVPVEEIQKLVPPYKLGVNGYSFIVDNNGRVLYHPDLRPLYEETLKPTYISVDLSEVELAEYDGPLHPLNNSLLLDLRRDMIDQKEGETNFAIKIHYDNMKRVTIRRHNYFYKSIEGTPFSLGLALPEGYGMFELLAEQEIKHAIINVTEYFKGNNWKVHPDWVYCEYSSASEKWFPSPEERVLHFLTRTRSPGWKWMSLRPRSPSSHHKQASKPDKDAYYCDKKLVQSLVLDALVTDGFNKRGAMHKEENQNQGTSTFGVTRSFIATRSGLFRWHEHQQTEDNTDESPFAEKYARAMDSSWYKRAVDQHSIEPDSFVFSVPFNAADSPNPLVTATHAVFIGTGHKAPAAVVGLQFQHSSLASRFVNITSTCSGTNCKKNCASDALDCYILDNNGFIIISERHEHTGKFFGEIDGTIMDSLVQDRIYRKVTVTDYQGICSPQESHQSSASRTFSESVAKTIAILGNFLWSMAFGFNFQNLWQVAFAFAGESVRPLDDSIGQVHEFESLAIDGEGEPTDEPVPDGNFPRLPTITAATPASPGTTRATSTHHLRTRLRSCEKKTDLYILQPERLNTSGQSNPLKGKLTNCHDTGCERPFSVQKIPHTNLILLVVDTLCPCGSKQLSIEPIEALTEPGACIARRERLYRRRPPKCINYHPEEMEIKFCGSANRPCHFFFLFIIAIVSSTLA
- the LOC107995675 gene encoding voltage-dependent calcium channel subunit alpha-2/delta-3 isoform X4, with product MFLSVKKFVHYGVLLLLWIKSSYQQEEDIPHNEVKNWALKFGVDLWEFGRQVTKMSEIQRKYHDMEAEVVKKDGVLLVREMAAEVKNMLDFKMNAVMRLVESAEQAAVSAPRDGNVAPKYYASQRFDSSSGEGKASITVQETFLSSNRHFDHLAVNVTLSTVLLPDGVKQIDREVAAGIQWSEYLDLLFVNNYESDSSLSWQYYGATSGFLRRFPAISWPPVNDRTFGADKNRAIRDVYEFRISDWFVGAANSPKDLAILIDIECYVSERNKRLAITTVKTILDTLGPNDYVNVYRYGDTAEEIVQCFKDSLVQASPENVHDLKIAMSSMKHEEIPTNISAALATAFEILHRYNRTGQGSQCNQAIMLITADNAGLPTEVIKRYNWPHMPVRIFTYLIGGDKSPELRNTACANKGFYARITELEDIRSKVFEYVKVLARPMVLYQHEHPIHWSPVYVGGKSSRYGKENIGQLMTSVTAPILDRRNYTVKTANLLGIVGTDVPVEEIQKLVPPYKLGVNGYSFIVDNNGRVLYHPDLRPLPGNIDYEETLKPTYISVDLSEVELAEYDGPLHPLNNSLLLDLRRDMIDQKEGETNFAIKIHYDNMMHFLSGTCTQKRVTIRRHNYFYKSIEGTPFSLGLALPEGYGMFELLAEQEIKHAIINVTEYFKGNNWKVHPDWVYCEYSSASEKWFPSPEERVLHFLTRTRSPGWKWMSLRPRSPSSHHKQASKPDKDAYYCDKKLVQSLVLDALVTDGFNKRGAMHKEENQNQGTSTFGVTRSFIATRSGLFRWHEHQQTEDNTDESPFAEKYARAMDSSWYKRAVDQHSIEPDSFVFSVPFNAADSPNPLVTATHAVFIGTGHKAPAAVVGLQFQHSSLASRFVNITSTCSGTNCKKNCASDALDCYILDNNGFIIISERHEHTGKFFGEIDGTIMDSLVQDRIYRKVTVTDYQGICSPQESHQSSASRTFSESVAKTIAILGNFLWSMAFGFNFQNLWQVAFAFAGESVRPLDDSIGQVHEFESLAIDGEGEPTDEPVPDGNFPRLPTITAATPASPGTTRATSTHHLRTRLRSCEKKTDLYILQPERLNTSGQSNPLKGKLTNCHDTGCERPFSVQKIPHTNLILLVVDTLCPCGSKQLSIEPIEALTEPGACIARRERLYRRRPPKCINYHPEEMEIKFCGSANRPCHFFFLFIIAIVSSTLA
- the LOC107995675 gene encoding voltage-dependent calcium channel subunit alpha-2/delta-3 isoform X8; amino-acid sequence: MSEIQRKYHDMEAEVVKKDGVLLVREMAAEVKNMLDFKMNAVMRLVESAEQAAVSAPRDGNVAPKYYASQRFDSSSGEGKASITVQETFLSSNRHFDHLAVNVTLSTVLLPDGVKQIDREVAAGIQWSEYLDLLFVNNYESDSSLSWQYYGATSGFLRRFPAISWPPVNDRTFGADKNRAIRDVYEFRISDWFVGAANSPKDLAILIDIECYVSERNKRLAITTVKTILDTLGPNDYVNVYRYGDTAEEIVQCFKDSLVQASPENVHDLKIAMSSMKHEEIPTNISAALATAFEILHRYNRTGQGSQCNQAIMLITADNAGLPTEVIKRYNWPHMPVRIFTYLIGGDKSPELRNTACANKGFYARITELEDIRSKVFEYVKVLARPMVLYQHEHPIHWSPVYVGGKSSRYGKENIGQLMTSVTAPILDRRNYTVKTANLLGIVGTDVPVEEIQKLVPPYKLGVNGYSFIVDNNGRVLYHPDLRPLPGNIDYEETLKPTYISVDLSEVELAEYDGPLHPLNNSLLLDLRRDMIDQKEGETNFAIKIHYDNMMHFLSGTCTQKRVTIRRHNYFYKSIEGTPFSLGLALPEGYGMFELLAEQEIKHAIINVTEYFKGNNWKVHPDWVYCEYSSASEKWFPSPEERVLHFLTRTRSPGWKWMSLRPRSPSSHHKQASKPDKDAYYCDKKLVQSLVLDALVTDGFNKRGAMHKEENQNPIAILMALLHSQGTSTFGVTRSFIATRSGLFRWHEHQQTEDNTDESPFAEKYARAMDSSWYKRAVDQHSIEPDSFVFSVPFNAADSPNPLVTATHAVFIGTGHKAPAAVVGLQFQHSSLASRFVNITSTCSGTNCKKNCASDALDCYILDNNGFIIISERHEHTGKFFGEIDGTIMDSLVQDRIYRKVTVTDYQGICSPQESHQSSASRTFSESVAKTIAILGNFLWSMAFGFNFQNLWQVAFAFAGESVRPLDDSIGQVHEFESLAIDGEGEPTDEPVPDGNFPRLPTITAATPASPGTTRATSTHHLRTRLRSCEKKTDLYILQPERLNTSGQSNPLKGKLTNCHDTGCERPFSVQKIPHTNLILLVVDTLCPCGSKQLSIEPIEALTEPGACIARRERLYRRRPPKCINYHPEEMEIKFCGSANRPCHFFFLFIIAIVSSTLA